The Candidatus Mycolicibacterium alkanivorans genome contains a region encoding:
- a CDS encoding putative collagen-binding domain-containing protein yields the protein MGAPDQNIITSPIGTGSSRPQAISASDGSYAMVYSPDGGAFDADLSRLAGRTAKLSRFDPRTGTATDLGIVPTGLATYTAPTARLASEGLRPAVVGENLLLVRRSGTGLSQRWPGLMLMECFGRPRSLYVAM from the coding sequence ATGGGGGCTCCGGACCAGAACATCATCACCTCCCCGATCGGCACCGGTTCGTCACGGCCGCAAGCGATCAGCGCCTCCGACGGCTCCTATGCGATGGTCTATAGCCCCGACGGCGGAGCCTTTGACGCCGACCTGTCGAGGCTCGCCGGGAGGACTGCGAAACTGTCACGGTTCGACCCGCGCACCGGGACGGCTACCGACTTGGGCATCGTGCCGACCGGGCTTGCGACGTACACCGCGCCGACGGCTAGGCTAGCTTCTGAGGGGCTGCGCCCCGCCGTGGTGGGCGAAAATTTGCTGCTCGTCCGCCGGTCGGGTACGGGGTTGTCTCAGCGGTGGCCCGGGTTGATGCTGATGGAGTGTTTCGGTCGACCCCGGTCGCTCTATGTTGCCATGTGA